The nucleotide window GCGGCAAACCCCAATAAGGAACCTACGTACTTCGAGACGAATACAATAAAAGATTGTTTACCGATATTCATATGAAACCTTGACTTCTCTTAGAATTAGCGTCACAAATATCCAAGGTCTTCGAGTTGACTTCTTGCACTTTCAGAGAGTGCCTCAGAGTTAGTTGAATAATCCTTACACTCCTCAATTTGACTTTCCCTGTTTTGAATTATTCCCTTTGCAGCAGCCTTTTCGAAACTTCTATTGGGGTGGGATTTAATGCCAGAAGGAGTTTCATAAACATATCTATCTTTAGTTGAAACACCACAGAAACTACCCTGGTATCTACCTAAATCGGTTTTCCTAGACACTCCAGATTTCGAATTACTGAAACGATCCTCGCTAATACCGGAGTCTTCAATAAATATTTCCCGGCTATTGAAGTCATCTGGAATCCCGGCCAGCAAACTATTGCCCGACGATTCCCCTTGCACGTCAGCTGCATCAAGAATTGTGGCGTGAACGTCGAATAATGTGGTTAATCGGGTATCAACACCATCTTCGACAATATCGCCAGAGATCGTTAATGGAACATGCGTGATTTCAGGATAGATACCATGAACGTGCCCCCAAGCTCCAAACTCGCCTAATGATTCCCCGTGATCACTAACTGTAATAATCAAATCAAATGAGCCCCTGAGAATCTCAAAAATTGATTGGTACATATGCGATAAGTACTTTGCACTGTCATTATACGCATCCTTGACTTTTGACTCGTTGAAATCGGGCTTACCCATAGTGGCCTTTAGATAATCCCCCGTTTGGTAGGAAGTAGTCCGAAATTCCTTGGGGGGAAGGTAGGGTTCATGAGCTTCCATAAGATTAATAAATAAAAACTCCTTTTCCCCAACATCAAGATTATTTAGGTAGTTAACTGTTTCAGTAGCTCCGTCATCTGTATGCGTACGATAACCTAGATCCTCGAGCTTTTTCGCTGCTCCAATTTGTAGTGACCTTAAGGTGGCTGAGTCGCTTATAAAG belongs to Halorarum halophilum and includes:
- a CDS encoding sulfatase-like hydrolase/transferase yields the protein MNIALVVLDTLRKDAFDEHFDWLPGRRFDNTWSPARWTVPAHASLFTGEYPREVGALESKVLGCNKSTLAEDLSQAGYMARAFSANPNISWPFKFDRGFSSFEGSWRLRPFEPNQNLFDWSSFIRENTNRGLSKYPLALWKCFISDSATLRSLQIGAAKKLEDLGYRTHTDDGATETVNYLNNLDVGEKEFLFINLMEAHEPYLPPKEFRTTSYQTGDYLKATMGKPDFNESKVKDAYNDSAKYLSHMYQSIFEILRGSFDLIITVSDHGESLGEFGAWGHVHGIYPEITHVPLTISGDIVEDGVDTRLTTLFDVHATILDAADVQGESSGNSLLAGIPDDFNSREIFIEDSGISEDRFSNSKSGVSRKTDLGRYQGSFCGVSTKDRYVYETPSGIKSHPNRSFEKAAAKGIIQNRESQIEECKDYSTNSEALSESARSQLEDLGYL